In the Candidatus Aegiribacteria sp. genome, ACTAAAGATGACAAGTCTAAGGCTACCGCACTGAATAGAATTGGTGCAACATACTACAGAATGACAGAAATCGATAAGGCTCTTGATTATGCGGGACAAGGACTTGCCATTGCGGAAGAGCTTAATGTCCCGAATCTCATAATAGACTGCTATGGAGTGATATCAACCATCCTTGAAAAAAAAGGTGACTTCAGTAAAGCACTTGAATATTACAAAAAATACAAAGAATTCAATGATAAGGCTTTCACGGAAGAAAACAGTAAGAAATACAATGAACTGCAGGTAAGCTACGAGACGGAGAAGAAGGAAAAGGAAAACGAGATCTACAGGTTGAAGAACATCGAACTTGTGAAGGCTAATGAGGATCTGAAGAAAGCTCTTGCTGAAGTTAATACGCTCAGCGGACTGCTTCCAATCTGTGCTTCCTGTAAAAAAATCCGCGATGATTCCGGATACTGGGAGCAGATAGAGGAATACATATCCAGGCGCTCGGATACTCAGTTCAGTCATGGATTGTGTCCTGAATGCATGAAGAAACTTTATCCTGAGTATTCAAATTTCGTTGACTGAAAGGCAGATAATGAAATTCGGAATTATACCTACATTATTATTCGTAGCCGCTCTCTTTAACACTGCAACCGCTGATGTATGCTTCAAGAACCCCGTGACAAACGGAACAGCGACAGTCATCAGTGACACTGGAAACTCCGTAATAATTGAATTCAACCTCGAAACACTTGAAAGTGAACAGGTTTTCGATGCTTCATACGGAACCGGAACGGTCTTTAGAA is a window encoding:
- a CDS encoding tetratricopeptide repeat protein; translated protein: TKDDKSKATALNRIGATYYRMTEIDKALDYAGQGLAIAEELNVPNLIIDCYGVISTILEKKGDFSKALEYYKKYKEFNDKAFTEENSKKYNELQVSYETEKKEKENEIYRLKNIELVKANEDLKKALAEVNTLSGLLPICASCKKIRDDSGYWEQIEEYISRRSDTQFSHGLCPECMKKLYPEYSNFVD